A DNA window from Arachis duranensis cultivar V14167 chromosome 3, aradu.V14167.gnm2.J7QH, whole genome shotgun sequence contains the following coding sequences:
- the LOC107478327 gene encoding flavonol 3-O-glucosyltransferase UGT89B1 — translation MSPTKTHVLAYPFPSSGHLIPLLDLCKALVSRGINVTVLVTPPNQPLVPSNYSPLLQTLVLPNLQFPNPNQNRLVAMVTSMRQNHYPILLDWAMTHPLPPKAIISDFFLGWTHYLARDLHVPRLVFSPSGAFALSVSFSLWRDLPQIENNDVVSFPKLPNSPIYPSWQLTYHFRESKRGEFEWEFHRENMLLNLETWGIVFNTFTELERIYLDHVKKELDHERVWAVGPVLPNPEDGSIGSECRGYVCFGSRTVLTSEQMEVLTQALELSGVRFILSVKDLDTRHVERDHRNVLSGLANRVGKSGFIIQGWAPQMVILSHRAVGSFLSHCGWNSTLEGVISGVVMLTWPMGADQYTNAKLLVDQLGVAVRAAEGTENVPEPSELARKIKWSLERTTKERVRAEELRGKALGAINKDGSSQEQLDKLVEKLSEIRVVQA, via the coding sequence ATGTCTCCAACAAAGACCCACGTCCTCGCATACCCCTTCCCATCTTCTGGTCACTTAATACCCCTCTTAGACCTGTGCAAGGCCTTAGTCTCTCGTGGCATAAACGTCACCGTTTTGGTTACTCCGCCGAACCAACCCTTAGTCCCATCCAATTACTCCCCACTTCTCCAAACACTCGTCCTCCCGAACCTTCAATTCCCAAATCCGAACCAAAACAGGCTCGTAGCAATGGTCACCTCCATGCGCCAAAACCACTACCCGATCCTCCTCGACTGGGCCATGACTCATCCTTTACCCCCCAAAGCCATCATCTCAGACTTCTTCCTCGGCTGGACCCACTACCTCGCCCGTGACCTCCATGTGCCACGCCTTGTGTTCTCTCCTTCTGGCGCCTTCGCACTTTCCGTCTCTTTCTCCCTTTGGCGCGATCTTCCCCAAATCGAAAACAACGACGTCGTTTCGTTCCCGAAACTGCCGAATTCCCCAATTTACCCCTCGTGGCAGCTCACATACCATTTCAGGGAGAGCAAGAGAGGAGAATTTGAATGGGAATTTCACAGGGAAAACATGCTCCTGAATCTAGAAACATGGGGCATCGTTTTCAACACTTTCACCGAATTGGAGCGCATTTACCTCGACCATGTGAAGAAGGAGCTAGACCATGAGAGGGTCTGGGCCGTAGGTCCAGTTCTTCCTAATCCGGAAGACGGTTCGATCGGATCGGAATGCCGCGGGTATGTCTGCTTCGGGAGCCGTACGGTTCTTACGAGTGAGCAGATGGAGGTGCTGACGCAAGCATTGGAACTCAGCGGCGTCCGTTTCATATTGTCCGTGAAGGATCTTGACACGCGACACGTGGAACGGGACCACCGTAACGTTCTAAGTGGACTCGCGAATCGggtggggaagagtgggttcaTCATCCAGGGATGGGCCCCGCAGATGGTAATACTGAGTCACCGTGCCGTGGGCTCGTTCTTGAGTCACTGCGGGTGGAACTCGACGCTGGAAGGAGTGATCTCCGGTGTTGTGATGCTGACTTGGCCGATGGGTGCGGACCAGTACACTAATGCGAAACTGTTGGTGGACCAGTTGGGCGTGGCGGTTCGAGCGGCGGAGGGGACGGAGAATGTTCCGGAACCGAGCGAGCTGGCGAGGAAGATAAAGTGGTCGTTGGAGAGAACTACGAAGGAGAGGGTAAGGGCTGAGGAGCTGAGAGGTAAGGCTTTGGGTGCGATCAATAAGGATGGGAGCTCTCAGGAACAGTTGGATAAGCTGGTGGAAAAGCTAAGTGAGATCAGGGTTGTTCAAGCGTGA
- the LOC107478325 gene encoding G-type lectin S-receptor-like serine/threonine-protein kinase At4g27290, with the protein MATYNVFFLYSLIFSFSAMVISLTTITPNPSIYYNETLISAARIFEAGFHSFGNSQNLYFCIWYMNISPRTIVWVANRDTPVNTSEATFKVSNGGNPVLIDGSGTVIWSSNATETAADPVLLLLDTGNMVVRKGNSSSGNILWQSFDYPGDTLLPGMVLRVNRVTGVYNSLRSWKNSGDPGSGEFLYHLDGRGFPQLVIGKGSSTWLYRIGSWTGFFFSGVPWETLYRYFNFSFVLNDQEVHFGYEPRNASIVSRYMITPLGTVQRFLWSSETKTWQLFLAGPQDQCDNYGLCGENSECNVSNSPQCDCLDGFVLKSAGNLNGGCVRKVDLDCDERDGFVQYKGVKLPDTSSSWFDESMNLQECEEKCLKNCSCTAYASLDVRNGGSGCIIWFNGLVDMRSESEGQDIFIRVAASELGNSRSKANKKKLAGILVGSGIIILGILIAGYVIYVRRKKHEKPGEDTGINQVNQVQKYEKEDIELPTFDFSNIANATDHFSPSNILGEGGYGPVYKGVLANGREVAVKRLSLKSGQGPQEFKNEVTLIANLQHRNLVKLLGCCIDNDERILIYEYMPNRSLDHFIFDQTGSKVLRWNMRLHIISGIARGLLYLHQDSRLRIIHRDLKTSNILLDSNMNPKISDFGLARVFGGDRVEANTIRVVGTHGYMPPEYAVYGSYSVKSDVFSFGVIVLEMLSGRKNREFFEEQHHHNLLGHAWRLWSEGRPLELMDSFMRDSVIISEVIRCIQIGLLCVQERPDDRPDMSSVVLMLNGERALPNPRQPGFYPHEVGSSTSKHELSSTNEISISLIEAR; encoded by the exons ATGGCAACCTATAATGTATTTTTTCTATACTCCCTCATATTCTCCTTCTCCGCCATGGTCATTAGTCTAACAACCATCACTCCAAATCCATCAATTTATTACAACGAGACACTGATTTCCGCAGCTAGAATTTTCGAAGCTGGATTCCACAGCTTTGGAAATTCACAGAACCTATACTTCTGTATATGGTACATGAATATTTCACCTAGAACAATTGTGTGGGTAGCAAACAGAGACACCCCCGTGAATACCTCTGAAGCAACGTTCAAAGTCAGCAATGGAGGAAATCCAGTTCTAATTGATGGATCAGGGACCGTAATTTGGTCTTCCAATGCAACAGAAACCGCAGCGGATCCTGTTCTGTTGCTGTTAGACACAGGGAACATGGTTGTAAGGAAAGGAAATAGTAGCAGCGGGAATATTTTGTGGCAGAGTTTTGATTACCCCGGCGACACGCTACTCCCGGGGATGGTGCTTCGCGTTAATCGAGTCACCGGAGTATACAATTCTTTGAGGTCTTGGAAGAATTCAGGTGATCCTGGAAGTGGTGAATTTTTGTACCATTTAGATGGTCGTGGTTTTCCACAACTAGTTATTGGAAAAGGTTCATCAACATGGTTGTATAGGATAGGTTCTTGGACCGGGTTTTTCTTCAGTGGAGTTCCTTGGGAAACACTCTACAGGTACTTCAATTTTTCCTTTGTACTAAATGATCAAGAAGTTCACTTCGGATATGAGCCAAGAAACGCTTCAATTGTTTCTAGATACATGATAACACCTCTGGGAACCGTGCAACGGTTTCTGTGGTCTTCTGAGACGAAAACGTGGCAGCTTTTTCTTGCTGGTCCACAGGACCAGTGTGACAATTATGGTTTGTGTGGCGAAAATTCAGAGTGCAATGTTAGTAACTCTCCACAATGTGATTGCCTTGATGGTTTTGTGTTAAAGTCTGCTGGGAATTTGAATGGCGGGTGTGTTAGGAAGGTGGATCTGGATTGTGATGAGAGAGATGGGTTTGTGCAGTACAAAGGAGTGAAGTTGCCGGATACTTCTTCGTCGTGGTTCGATGAGAGCATGAACTTGCAGGAATGTGAGGAGAAGTGCTTGAAAAACTGCAGCTGCACAGCGTATGCAAGTTTAGATGTTAGAAATGGCGGAAGTGGATGCATCATTTGGTTTAATGGCCTCGTGGACATGAGGTCAGAATCTGAAGGGCAAGATATTTTCATTAGAGTGGCTGCTTCAGAATTAG GAAATTCAAGGAGTAAAGCAAACAAGAAAAAGCTAGCAGGGATTTTGGTAGGAAGTGGAATAATCATATTGGGGATCCTAATTGCTGGATATGTCATCTATGTAAGGAGAAAGAAACATGAGAAGCCAG GTGAAGACACAGGGATTAACCAGGTGAATCAGGTTCAGAAATATGAGAAGGAAGACATTGAATTACCCACATTTGATTTTTCAAACATAGCTAATGCAACTGATCACTTCTCTCCCAGTAACATATTAGGGGAAGGTGGATATGGACCTGTTTATAAG GGTGTGCTAGCAAATGGGCGAGAGGTAGCTGTGAAGCGGCTCTCATTGAAATCTGGACAGGGACCCCAGGAATTCAAAAATGAGGTTACCTTGATTGCCAATCTTCAGCATAGAAATCTTGTGAAACTTCTTGGTTGTTGCATTGACAATGATGAGAGAATCCTAATCTATGAATACATGCCAAACAGAAGTTTGGACCATTTCATTTTTG ATCAAACTGGAAGCAAAGTTTTGCGTTGGAATATGCGTTTGCATATTATAAGTGGAATTGCTAGAGGTCTTCTTTATCTTCATCAAGATTCAAGACTAAGAATTATTCACAGAGATCTAAAGACCAGTAACATTCTCCTTGACAGTAACATGAATCCCAAAATATCAGATTTTGGATTAGCAAGGGTTTTTGGAGGTGATCGTGTAGAGGCCAACACAATAAGAGTAGTAGGAACTCA TGGTTATATGCCTCCTGAGTATGCAGTTTATGGATCTTATTCAGTTAAGTCTGATGTCTTTAGCTTCGGTGTTATTGTGCTAGAGATGCTTAGTGGGAGAAAGAACAGAGAATTTTTTGAAGAGCAACATCATCATAACCTTCTTGGACAT GCATGGAGATTGTGGAGTGAGGGTAGGCCATTGGAACTTATGGATAGCTTTATGAGAGATTCAGTTATTATATCAGAAGTGATAAGGTGCATTCAAATAGGGCTATTGTGTGTGCAAGAGAGGCCAGATGATAGGCCGGACATGTCTTCTGTTGTTCTAATGTTGAATGGTGAGAGAGCATTGCCTAATCCAAGGCAACCAGGGTTTTATCCACATGAAGTGGGTTCTTCAACAAGCAAACATGAACTCTCTTCCACTAATGAAATTTCCATTTCATTGATAGAGGCAAGATAG